CGCCAGGATGGTGATACCGCGCTCTTTCTCGATATCGTTGGAGTCCATGACCCGTTCCACCGCCCCGGCGCGGTCGCCGAGGGTGCCGGACTGCTGCAGCAGCTTGTCCACGAGCGTGGTCTTGCCATGGTCTACATGGGCGATAATGGCGATGTTGCGCAGGCGTTCGATCACAGGTCAGGCACCGGTTGCGGCATAATTGGGGCGCGGAGTATAGCAGGCTGGCGGTTGCAGCAACACGGGCTTTGACGCCCTGTAGGACAGGACTTTCACGATCGTTGCATAGTCTTTTACGCAACGGACGGTTATTTCCCCGGCGCCTTGCTCTAGAATGAGGCGCCGAGCTGCAACCCTGCGTGTCGGGCGCGGTCGAAGTTCGCCCGGACACCACAGAACAGGTCAGATCTATGCGACAAACCCGCTTCAGCCCTCTTTTCCTGCCATGGGCACTGCTCATAATGACAGTGCTTCCAGTGTCTGCCGTGGCGGAGAGCGAACCCGTACACAAGGTCATTCTGGGGTTGATCGAGCAGGCCCACGTTGATGAGCTGGACCTGACCGTGGAGGCAAAGCTGGATACCGGGGCTGTGAGCGCCTCGCTCAGTGCCTACGATATCGAGATTTTCGAGCGCAACGGGGACGACTGGGTGCGCTTCCGTCTTGGCACCGAGGGCGACGATGCCGAGCAGCGGGAGTTGCCGCTGGACCACAAGGTGCGCATTCGCCGTCGCCTGGCGGACATTGATGATGAGGCAAAAACCTACACGCGCCGTCCGGTGGTGCGCCTGATGGTCTGCATTGGCGAACGGCAGGTGCCGATGCGGGTCAATCTGACGGACCGCCGCAACTTCAGTTATGCGCTGTTGATCGGTGCGGAAGGGTTGACCGATCTGCGCAGTATCATTGATCCGTCGCAGGAAAACAGTGCCGGGGCACCGGAATGCGGGATGACATTGGGAGAGGCTGGTGAGAAAGACTGACGCTGCGTGGCGGAGCAAGCTGGGGGGCTCTGAATGCGTGGTGTAAAGCTGCATGCCCTTATTCTGGCGCTGGTGCTGATTGCTACAGGGCTTGGCGCTACGGCCTATCAGATCATGGTCCTCAACATTCCGGTGAGCGAGAGCGAGACCGATCCGGTCTGGGTAATCGATGCGCGTCTGAGCTTCCGTGCGTCCGGCAACACGCCGGTCAAGGCGCAGCTTTTTGTGCCCCCGCCGAGTGACCGGTATCTGGTGCTCAACGAGAGCTTTATCTCGCAGAACTACGGTTTCAATGTCAGTCGTGTCGAGGCCAATCGCCTGGTGACCTGGTCATCTCGCCGCGCCCAGGGTGAGCAGACACTTTACTACCGCAAGACCCTGTCACAGCGGTTCGGTGAGTCGCGGCTGGTGGAAGCCGGGCCGCAGTTCCGGCCGCGGCCGCCGCTGGAAGGGCCGGAGCGCATTGCCGCCGAGGCGCTGCTGGCGCCGATCCGGCAGCATTCGGCTGATGTGGAAACCTTCATCAGCGAAACGGTGCGCCGCGTCAACAATCTCAACGACGACAATGTGCGTCTGCTGCTGGGCAATGATGACAGCATCAGCAACCGTACGCGCGTGGTGGAAAAGCTGCTGGCGGTGGCGCATATCCCGGTGCAGCAGCTGCACACGGTGCGTTTGACAGCCAGCCAGAACCAGACCCCGGAGCAGTGGCTGCGCAGCTACACGGGTGAGCGCTGGATCTACTTCAATCCGGTCACCGGTGATCGGGGGCTACCCGATGATCGCATCATCTGGTGGATCGGCGCGGTGCCCGTGGCGGATGTCGAAGGCGGGCAGCGCCCCCGGGTCACGTTCAGCGTGACCAGCACGGAAATCAGTGCGATTCAGCTGGCGCAAACCTCCGAGCCGGCGCGCCGCAGCACCTTGCTCACGTTTTCCCTGTATGACCTGCCGGTAGCCACACAGGAGGTCTACCGGATCATGATCATGATCCCGCTGGGCGTCTTGCTGATCCTGTTGCTGCGCAATCTGGTGGGCATGCATACCCTGGGCACCTTTACGCCCGTGCTGGTGGCGCTGGCTTTCCGCGAGACCGAGATCTTCTGGGGCATCTTCCTGTTTACGGTGATCACGGCGATCGGGCTTTCCCTGCGCTCCTATCTTGAGCATCTGCGACTGCAGTTGCTGTCACGTCTGTCGGTGGTGCTGACCTTCGTGGTGATCCTGATGGCATTCATTGCCTTGCTGGGACACAAGCTGGGCATCGAGCGAGGGCTGTCTGTCGCGCTGTTCCCGATGGTGATCCTGACCATGGTCATCGAGCGGTTGTCGATTCTCTGGGAGGAGCGTGGTGCCAGCCATGCGATGAAGGCGGCCATCGGCACGCTGGTGGCGGCGAGTCTGGGGCATCTGCTCATGTCGCAACCGCATCTGGTGTACTTCTGCTTCACCTTCCCGGGCATCCTGCTGGTCTTTACCGGCATCATGCTGCTGATGGGCCATTACCGTGGTTACCGGCTGACCGAGCTGGTGCGCTTCCGCGCCCTGGCGGGCCCCGATAAAGGGAGGCCCTGACCATGCTGGGTCGTTGGCTGGCGCTGCGTCGGCGCGGGGTGATGGGCATCAACCAGCGCAATGGCGATTATGTGTTGCGCTACAACCGCCGCCATCTGTATCCGCTGGTCGATGACAAGCTGCTGACCAAGGAGCGGGCCATCACGGCGGGCATTCAGGTGCCCGAGCTGTACGCGTCGGTGGCCAGTGAGCAGGGGATCGAGCGCTTCATGCGGGGTCTGGACGACTACACCGATTTTGTCATCAAGCCGGCCCAGGGGGCGGGCGGTGATGGCATTCTTGTGGTCACGGACCGATTCGAGGGGATGTATCGCACGGCCGGTGGGCGGCTGCTCACGGAAGACGATATCCAGCATCACCTGTCGAACATCCTCTCCGGCATGTATTCGCTGGGCGGGCATCGTGACCGGGCCATGGTCGAGTACCGGGTCATCCCGGACAGCGTGTTCGGGGCGATCAGTTACGAGGGCGTGCCGGATATCCGTATTATCGTGCTCTGCGGTTATCCGGTGATGGCCATGCTGCGCCTGCCTACCCGGCAGTCCGGCGGCAAGGCCAATCTGCACCAGGGTGCGATCGGCGTGGGCGTCGATCTGGCGACGGGCATCACCCTGGAGGGCACCTGGCACAACCGGGTGATCCAGCGGCACCCCGATACGGCCAATCTGGTGGCGGGCGTGCAGTTGCCTGACTGGACCGGTTTCCTGGAAATCGCAGCCGGTTGCTACGAGCTCACCGGGCTGGGCTATCTGGGCGTGGATCTGGTGCTGGACAAGGATCGCGGGCCCCTGATGCTGGAGCTGAATGCGCGCCCGGGGTTGAATATCCAGATCGCCAATGCCAGCGGCCTGGCCGCGCGCTGTGCAGTGGTCGAGGCGCGCATGGCGGCGCGGGCGCGTGCCGGTGAGCCCGAGGAAATCGCCCCGGCGCGGATCAGCTTCTGCCAGGACCAGTTCACCACCAGCACTATACCGGCGCAGGCCTGACCCGCAGCGGCCGGGCTGTTATACTCCTTCACCCCTTGTTCACCTGCTTCCCGGCGCGTCGGCTATGCGGCGCGCCGCTTGATGTTTATGACACAGACCATGACCACCGCCGCCACCACGCCGCCGTCTGCCGCTGACCGTCCACGCCGGGCGCTGGCGCTGGTGTCGGGCGGGCTCGATTCGATGCTGGCTGTGCGCGTTATCCAGGCCCAGGGTATCGAGGTGGAGGGGGTCAACTTCTTCACCGGCTTCTGCGTTGAGGGGCATACCCACGCGATCCGCGAGCGAGACCGCAAGAAGCCCAAGCGCAACAATGCCCTGTGGGTGGCAGAGCAACTGGGCATCAAGTTGCACATCATCGATATCTCGCAGGAATACAAGGATGTGGTGCTGCACCCGCGTTATGGCTACGGCGCGCACATGAATCCCTGCCTGGACTGCAAGATCTTCATGGTCAATCAGGCCACCCTGATGCTGGACAAGGCCCGTGACCTGGCCGATGCGCGCGCCAGCGACGGCGACGGGTTCGATTTCATCATCACCGGCGAGGTGGTGGGTCAGCGGCCCAAGTCGCAGCGCAAGTGGACCATGCCGGTGATTGCGCGCGAGTCCGGCGCCGAGGACCGGTTGCTCAGGCCGCTGTCGGCCAGGAACCTGGACGAAACCCTGCCCGAGCGGGAAGGTTGGGTGGATCGCAGCAAACTGTATGGCTTCAGTGGGCGCAACCGGACACCGCAGATCGAGCTGGCCCGCGACTTCGGGCTGGAGGAGTTCGCCCA
This genomic interval from Isoalcanivorax indicus contains the following:
- a CDS encoding ATP-dependent zinc protease family protein; this translates as MTVLPVSAVAESEPVHKVILGLIEQAHVDELDLTVEAKLDTGAVSASLSAYDIEIFERNGDDWVRFRLGTEGDDAEQRELPLDHKVRIRRRLADIDDEAKTYTRRPVVRLMVCIGERQVPMRVNLTDRRNFSYALLIGAEGLTDLRSIIDPSQENSAGAPECGMTLGEAGEKD
- a CDS encoding inactive transglutaminase family protein produces the protein MRGVKLHALILALVLIATGLGATAYQIMVLNIPVSESETDPVWVIDARLSFRASGNTPVKAQLFVPPPSDRYLVLNESFISQNYGFNVSRVEANRLVTWSSRRAQGEQTLYYRKTLSQRFGESRLVEAGPQFRPRPPLEGPERIAAEALLAPIRQHSADVETFISETVRRVNNLNDDNVRLLLGNDDSISNRTRVVEKLLAVAHIPVQQLHTVRLTASQNQTPEQWLRSYTGERWIYFNPVTGDRGLPDDRIIWWIGAVPVADVEGGQRPRVTFSVTSTEISAIQLAQTSEPARRSTLLTFSLYDLPVATQEVYRIMIMIPLGVLLILLLRNLVGMHTLGTFTPVLVALAFRETEIFWGIFLFTVITAIGLSLRSYLEHLRLQLLSRLSVVLTFVVILMAFIALLGHKLGIERGLSVALFPMVILTMVIERLSILWEERGASHAMKAAIGTLVAASLGHLLMSQPHLVYFCFTFPGILLVFTGIMLLMGHYRGYRLTELVRFRALAGPDKGRP
- a CDS encoding alpha-L-glutamate ligase-like protein, which gives rise to MLGRWLALRRRGVMGINQRNGDYVLRYNRRHLYPLVDDKLLTKERAITAGIQVPELYASVASEQGIERFMRGLDDYTDFVIKPAQGAGGDGILVVTDRFEGMYRTAGGRLLTEDDIQHHLSNILSGMYSLGGHRDRAMVEYRVIPDSVFGAISYEGVPDIRIIVLCGYPVMAMLRLPTRQSGGKANLHQGAIGVGVDLATGITLEGTWHNRVIQRHPDTANLVAGVQLPDWTGFLEIAAGCYELTGLGYLGVDLVLDKDRGPLMLELNARPGLNIQIANASGLAARCAVVEARMAARARAGEPEEIAPARISFCQDQFTTSTIPAQA
- a CDS encoding tRNA (5-methylaminomethyl-2-thiouridylate)-methyltransferase, with the protein product MFMTQTMTTAATTPPSAADRPRRALALVSGGLDSMLAVRVIQAQGIEVEGVNFFTGFCVEGHTHAIRERDRKKPKRNNALWVAEQLGIKLHIIDISQEYKDVVLHPRYGYGAHMNPCLDCKIFMVNQATLMLDKARDLADARASDGDGFDFIITGEVVGQRPKSQRKWTMPVIARESGAEDRLLRPLSARNLDETLPEREGWVDRSKLYGFSGRNRTPQIELARDFGLEEFAQPAGGCCFLTDESYAKKLGDLWRARGERDYELDDIMLLKVGRHLRPRPHFKLIISREEGESQFLRGYRHVFDSLETSSHGGPLTLVDGHFADQAEAEFAAALVARFSQGREADRVTVTWRQRDGVTRDLQVPPMAADDVPRDWYLG